ACGTACGCCATGACGAGCGCATCGAAGGAGTGGAGCGCGCCATCATGAAGGCGCGCGCCGGGGAGGCCGCCGTCGCACCCCAGTTGCTGCAGGGCGCCTTCAGCGAACTGCTCAATCCGGCCGCGCAGCCCGACGACGAGGGGCAGCGGCTGCTGCAGATGCTCACGCCCCGCGAGGTCGAGGTCCTGGTGCGGGTCGCCGACGGCGAGGACACCCGGCTGATCGCCGCGGGCATGGGGATAGCCCCGAGCACCGCGCGCACGCACGTGCAGCGGGTCCTGATGAAGCTGGGCGTCGGATCACGGTTGGAGGCCGCCGCGCTCGCGGCGCGGACGGGTCTTCTGGAGCGCGCCGAGCGCCCCGCGTCGGCGTACGCGCACCATGCGGGCGCCGCGGAGGGCGCGGACATGACGACGGGGCCCGAGCCACCGCGGTGAGCTCGGGCCCCGTCGGCGTGCGGGAGCGGGGGGTCAGTCGTCCGCCGGTTCCCCGGCGGGTGCGGCCGTCGGGCGCAGCCAGAGCCAGCCCAGGAAGAAGAGCCCGAGGGCGAGCATGCCGAGGCCCGTCCACAGGTTGATGTTGATGTCCTCGGCCTTCTTCAGGTCGGCGTCGGACGCGGTGATCCCGGCGATCGTCACGATGATTCCGTAGACGACGAACAGGCCGCCGATGATGCGCCGGATGTCGAAGAGGCGCGCGGCTGTCGCGGACTTGCGCTCCAGCTCGGAGACTTCGTTGTGCAGGTCGGAGTTGTGCTGGTCGGACATGTCTTCGGTCCTCCGATCGGTCTAGAGCGAGTACGGCAGGTAGCAGGCCGCGGCGAGCACGATGGCGCCCCAGCCGAGCAGGGCCGGCCTGCGGTACCACGCGTCGTCGCCCTCCTCCGCGCCCTCGTCCTCCAGGCCGGGCGAGGCCGTCCCGTAGACCAGTCCCGCGAGTTCGGCCTCCGGCTTGGGCGCGGTGAAGAGCGTGACGACGACCATGACGACGGCACCGGCGACGAAGCCGACGATCGCCGAGACGAAGTTCGCGCCCTGGTCGGTCGGGATGTCGATGACGCCCTGCTTGTAGATCCAGAAGTAGTTGACCATCGCGGCGCCGGTGCCCGCGACGAGGCCCCACACGCCGGACTTCATCGAGGCCCGCTTCCAGAACATGCCGATGATGAAGACGACGAACATCGGGACGTTGAAGAAGGAGAAGAGGGTCTGCAGGTACCCCATGATGTTCGAGAACGACGATGCGATGAACGCCGTGCCGATCGAGGCGAGCACGCCGATCGCGGTGATCAGACGGCCGAACTTCAAGTAGTAGCCGTCCTCCCGGTCCTTGATCACGTACTTCGCCCAGATGTCGTACGTGAACACGGTGTTGAAGGACGAGACGTTCGCCGCCATGCCCGCCATGAACGCGGCGAGCAGACCGGTGACCGCGATGCCGAGGACGCCGTTGGGCAGCAGCTCCTGCATCAGATACGGGATCGCGTCGTTGTACGTCAGGTCGGAGCCCGCCGTGCCGATCTTCGGGACGAGGACGGCGGCGACCAGGCCCGGGATCATCACCAGGAAGACGATGAATATCTTCGGGAAGGCGGCGATCAGCGGGGTGCGCTGGGCGGCGCTGAGGTTCTTCGCGGAGAGGGCGCGCTGGACCTCGGCGAAGTTGGTCGTCCAGTAGCCGAAGGAGAGCACGAAGCCGAGGCCGAGGATGATCGTGAGCCAGTTGGCGCCGAGCGGGTTGGCGTCACCGATGCCGGTGCCGCCCCAGGCGGTCATGAAGTTCTCGCCGTGCTGCTTCTCGATGGATCCGGTGAGTCCGTCCCAGCCGCCGACCTTCTTCAGGCCGATGACGCAGATCGGGATCAGCGCGGCGAGGATCACGAAGAACTGCAGGACCTCGTTGTAGATCGCCGAGGAGAGACCGCCGATCGTGATGTACGCGAGGACGAAGAGGCCCGCGACGACGATCGCCACCCACTGCGGCCAGCCGAGGAGCGCCTCGACGACGATCGAGAGGGCGTAGAGGTTCACGCCCGCGATGAGGATCGCCGCGAAGGCGAAGAGCGCCGAGCTGAGCAGGTGCGCCGACTTGTCGAAGCGCTGGAGCAGGAACTCGGGGACGGACCGGACCTTGCTGCGGTAGTAGAACGGCATCATGACCAGGCCGAGGAAGACCATGGCGGGGATGGCGCCGATCCAGTACCAGTGGACGACCGCGACGCCGTACTGCGCGCCGGTGGCGGCCATGCCCAGGATCTCGGTGGCGCCCAGGTTCGCGGCGACGAAGGCGAGACCGGTGACCCACGCGGGCAGTGAGCGGCCCGAGAGGAAGAAGTCGAGACTGGTCTTCACGGAGCGCCGGGCGGCGAAGCCGATGCCGAGGACCACGGCGAAGTAGATCGCCAGGATCGCGTAGTCGAGGCCGTTGGTGGGCAGCCGAAGCCCCTCGGCCAGGGTTGTCGTGGTGGGGGACTGCATGTGAACTCGCTTCGTTGCGCGAACGGATCAGTCGGGAACCTACGCCTAGAACTTCAATAACTGAACACTTCTGTTGGTGTTCTTTGTTTGATTGTGATCGTTGACGTCGCTGTTGGCTTGTGGTTTGTTATGTTCGGTTCTGTTGGTGGGTGATGAGGAGCCCCGGACGTGAAGAAGACCTCGACCCGTCTCGCCGACGGTCGTGAGCTCGTCTACTACGACGTACGCGACGACACCGTGCGCGATGCCGTCGACCGGCGCCCGCTCGCGCCCGTCGCCACCACGTCGGAGGTCCGCGAGGACCCCCTTCTGGGTGACTCCGTGGCCATCGCCTCGCACCGCCAGGGCCGCACCTACCACCCGCCGGCCGACGAGTGCCCCCTCTGCCCGTCCGCCGGGGACCGGCTCAGCGAGATCCCCGATGCGTCGTACGACGTCGTGGTCTTCGAGAACCGCTTCCCCTCGCTCGCGGGCGACGCCGGCCGCTGCGAGGTCGTCTGCTTCACCTCCGACCACGCCTCGTCCTTCGCGGACCTCACCCCCGGGCAGGCCGCGCTCGTCCTGGAGGCCTGGACCGACCGGACCGCCGAGCTCTCCCACCTGCCCTCCGTCGAGCAGGTCTTCTGCTTCGAGAACCGCGGCGCCGAGATCGGTGTGACCCTCGGCCATCCGCACGGGCAGATCTACGCGTACCCCTTCGTCACCCCGCGCACGAATCTGATGCTGCGCTCGCTCGCCGCGTTCAAGGAGTCGTCCGGCGGCGGCAACCTCTTCGACGACGTCGTCGCCAGGGAGAGCGCGGGGGAGCGGATCGTCCTGGAGGGCGAGCACTGGATCGCGTTCGTGCCGTACGCGGCACACTGGCCCTACGAGGTGCACCTCTACCCCAAGCGCCGGGTGCCCGACCTGCTCGCGCTCGACGACGCGGCACGCACAGAGTTCCCACAGATCTATCTGGAACTCTTGAGGCGCTTCGACCGGATCTTCGGCGCGGCGGAGAACCCCACCCCCTACATCGCCGCCTGGCACCAGGCACCCTTCGGACCGCTGGAGGGACATGACGGGATCAACCGGGACGACTTCGCCCTCCATCTCGAACTTTTCACGATTCGCCGCACTTCGGGCAAGCTGAAGTTCCTCGCGGGTTCCGAATCCGGTATGAGCGTGTTCATCAACGACGTGCCGCCGGAAGCCGCGGCCCAGCGACTGCGAGAGGTAGCGAGTTCATGAGCGGTAAGTACCTGGTCACCGGTGGTGCGGGCTACGTCGGAAGTGTGGTGGCCCAGCATCTGCTCGAGGCCGGGCACGAGGTGACCGTCCTCGACAACCTCTCGACCGGCTTCCGCGAAGGCGTCCCCGCGGGCGCCTCGTTCATCGAGGGCGACATCCGCGATGCCGCCAAGTGGCTGGACTCCTCCTACGACGCCGTGCTGCACTTCGCCGCCTTCTCACAGGTCGGCGAGTCCGTGGTCAAGCCCGAGAAGTACTGGGACAACAACGTCGGCGGCACCATGGCGCTGCTCGCCGCGATGCGCGACGCCGACGTGCGCAGGCTCGTCTTCTCCTCGACGGCCGCGACGTACGGCGAGCCCGTGAACACCCCCATCACGGAGACCGACCCCACCGCCCCCACCTCGCCCTACGGCGCCTCCAAGCTCGCCGTCGACCACATGATCACCGGCGAGGCGGCCGCGCACGGCCTGGCCGCCGTCTCCCTGCGCTACTTCAACGTCGCGGGCGCGTACGGCGACTGCGGCGAGCGCCACGACCCCGAGTCGCACCTCATCCCGCTCGTCCTCCAGGTCGCGCAGGGCAGGCGCGAGGCGATCAGCGTCTTCGGCGACGACTACCCGACCCCCGACGGGACCTGCGTCCGCGACTACATCCACGTCGCCGACCTCGCCGAGGCCCACCTCCTCGCCGTCGAGGCCGCCACCCCCGGCGAGCACCTCATCTGCAACCTCGGCAACGGCAACGGCTTCTCCGTGCGCGAGGTCATCGAGACCGTCCGCCAGGTCACCGGCCACCCGATCCCCGAGGTCATGGCCCCGCGCCGCGGCGGCGACCCGGCGGTCCTCGTCGCGTCCGCGGCCACCGCGCGGGAGCGGCTCGGCTGGAATCCGTCCCGCGCGGACCTCGCGGGCATCGTCGCCGACGCATGGGCCTTCGCCCAGCGCTGACCCGGAACAAGGGGTAGAGGGGTAACTGATGGACGTAGCGGGGAAGTTCGCCGAGCTGTACGGGTACGAGCCGGAGGGCGTCTGGTCGGCACCGGGCCGGGTCAACCTCATCGGCGAGTACACGGACTTCAACGAGGGCTTCGTGATGCCGCTCGCGCTGCCGCACACCGCGGTGGCGGCGGTGGCGCGCCGCACCGACGGTGTCCTGCGGCTGCACTCCGCGGACATCGACGCCCCCGTCGCCGAACTCCGCGTCGACGACCTGAAGCCCCTGTCGAAGTACGGGCAGGGCGGCTGGGCCGCCTACCCCGCCGGAGTGGTGTGGGCGCTGCGGGACGCGGGACACGAGGTCTCCGGCGGCGCCGACATCCATCTCTCCTCGACCGTGCCGACCGGGGCGGGCCTGTCCTCGTCGGCCGCCCTGGAGGTCGTCACGGCGCTCGCCCTGAACGACCTGTACGGACTCGGCCTCGACCGGCCGCGCCTCGCGGTCCTCGCCCAGCGCGCCGAGAACGCCTTCGTCGGCGTGCCGTGCGGCGTGATGGACCAGATGGCCTCCGCGTGCGCCACCGAAGGCCACGCCCTGCACCTGGACTGCCGCGACCTGGCGATACGGCAGGTCCCCTTCGACCTCGCCGCGCACGGCCTGCGGCTGCTCGTCGTCGACACCCGCGTCAAGCACGAGCTGGGCGACGGGGCGTACGCGGAACGGCGGGCCGGCTGCGAGGAGGGCGCGCGCATCCTCGGCGTCTCGCACCTGCGGGACGTCGCGTACGACGAACTCCCCGCTGCGCTGGCGAAGTTGACGGACGAAAAGATCCGCCGCTACGTCCGCCACATCGTCTCGGACAACCACCGCGTCGAGCGCGTCATCAGCCTCCTCGACTCCGGGGACGTCCGCGCGGCCGGCCCCGTCCTCACCGAGGGCCACGCCTCGCTCCGCGACGACCTGCGCATCTCCTGCCCCGAGCTGGACCTCGTCGTGACCTCCGCGAACGCGGCGGGCGCGCTCGGCGCCCGGATGACCGGCGGCGGCTTCGGCGGCTCGGCGGTCGTCCTGGTGGAGTCGGCGGACGAGGACACGGTGACGAAGTCGGTCCTCGAGTCGTTCTCCGCGGCGGGCTTCACGGCGCCGCGCGTCTTCCCCGCACAGGCGGCGGCGGGGGCGCGGCGCGAGGCCTGAGCGCCCGGCGGAGCCGCCCGGAAAAACTTCTCGGAAAAAGGTGCCGCGGACCGGTCACACTCCCCGGGCCGGTCCCGTCATGGCAGTGCAACACGGTGCACGGCTACGAAGCAGTGCACGGTCACCGCCTGATGAGGAGCACCGACATGTCCACGAGCCTCGTTGTCGTCACGCTGATCGCCGCCGCCATGGTGGCCTTCTCCGCCGTCTCCGTCTTCCTGCGCGCCGAGTGGGTCGTGAAGCCCATCGCCGACTACGGCATCCCCATGGCATGGCTGCCGTGGCTGGGCACCGCCAAGGCCGCGGGCGCGCTGGGTCTGGTCGCGGGCCTGTTCGTGCCCGTCGTCGGGGCCGCGGCGGGCATCGCCCTGGTGCTGTACTTCGCCGGGGCCGTCGTCGCCGTGGTGCGGGCGCGCTGGTACACGCACATCCCGTTCCCGCTGATGTACGCGGCGCCGGTGATCGGCGCCCTGGCCCTGGCCGCCTGAGGCGGGGCGCCCCGCCCTCCTCAGCCGAGCCGCTTGGTGAGCGTGAACTCCTTGACGCCCTCGGGGTAGTCGGGGATCACGCTCACCAGCTCGTATCCCTGGTTCCGGTAGAACCCAGGCGCCTGGAAGTCCCACGTCTCCACACGGGAGTTGACGCACCCCCGCTCCTCCCGGGCCACCCGCTCCGCCTCGGCGAGCAGGCGCGAGCCGAGCCCCGCCCCGCGGTGCAGGTCGTCGACCCAGAGATGATTCACGTGCAGCCAGCGGGCCCACGTGTGCGCCGCCAGGCCCGCCGCGAGGCCGCCCCGCCCGTCCAGCGCCCATACGGCAAGCGGGACTTCCTGGTCCTCGCGCGTCCCGCGCAGGGCTCTGAGCTCAGGTGACGCCGCCGTGTTCGTCTCGCTCAGCCGCGAGCGAAGCAGACCGAGCCGCTCCTTGTCGACTCCCGTCTCAATACGAAACATAAGGCTCACCATAAACGCGCTGGCCAACCAGTTCTGCAAATCACCTTCCGCTCCGGGCGTCCGGCCCTACTCTGAAGGGCAGTGCCGGTGGGGGCCGGCACTGATCAGGGGGCGAGACAGTCGGGTGCGGCGCCCGGCGTGGGGGTGGCGGTGACAGCGCGGCGGCGGCCGTGCGGCCGCGTCGGCCTCCGCTCCGTGCGCCGTGCCCGCACCAGGCGTTCTCCGATGATGGGGTATCCCCCGCTTCCGGCAGGGAGCGTGGGGAAGGGGGTTTCTGTGGTTCGCATTCGAGTCCTGGTCGTCGACGACCACCGCATCTTCGCCGAGTCACTGGCCGCCGCGCTGGCGGCCGAGCCGGACGTCGACGTGTCCGCGGCCGGCAGCGGCCCCGCCGCGCTGCGCTGCCTGGAGCGGGCGGTCACCGAAGGCCGCAGATACGACGTGCTGCTCGTCGACGCCGACCTCGGCAGCACGGCGAGCGCGCTGCAGGGCACCAGGCCCGCCGTGCCCGTGCAGGACGGCAACGCCGACGGGCTCGTCGACGGCATCTCACTGGTGGCGGGCGTCCGTTCGGGTCAGCCCGCCGTGCGCACCGTCGTGCTCGCCGAGAAGGACGACCCGCGCCGCGCGGCCCTCGCTCTGCAGGCGGGCGCGTCGGGCTGGGTCGCCAAGGACTGCTCGCTGTCCCGTCTCCTGACGGTGATACGCGGCGTGCTCCGGGACGAGACGCACCTGCCGCCCGCCCTGCTCACCGGCGTCCTGCGCGAGCTGACGGCGGCCCGCAAGCACCGCACCGAGTCCGAGCGGCTCGTGGAGTCGCTGACCCCGCGCGAGCGGGAGGTGCTGCGCTGCATGGTGGCGGGGCTCGGCCGCAAGGCGGTCGCCGAGCGGCTCTTCCTCTCCCCGCACACGGTGCGGACGCACATGCAGAACGTGCTGGGGAAGCTGGGCGTCCACTCCACCCTCGCCGCCGTGGCGCTCGCCCGGCGCGCGGGCGTCGGACCTGCCGACCTAGCCGGGGATGTTGTCGAACGGGGCGGTCAACTGGCGTAGCAGCGCGGCCAGTTCGGCGCGCTGGGCGCGGGAGAGCTCCACGAGGATCGCCCGCTCCTGTTCGAGCAGTCCGGCGAGGGCCTGGTCCGCGCGGTCCCGGCCCTCGGCGGTGAGGCGCACGAGGACGCCGCGCCGGTCGCTGGGGTCCGGCAGACGCTCGACGAGGCCCTTCTTCGCGAGGCGGTCGATGCGGTTCGTCATGGTGCCCGAGGTCACCAGGGTCTGGGTGAGCAGCTGCCCGGGGGAGAGCTGGTAGGGCGCGCCCGCGCGCCGCAGCGACGTCAGGACGTCGAATTCCCACGGCTCCAGGTTGTGCTCCGAGAAGGCGAGTCTGCGGGCGCGGTCCAGGTGCCGCGCGAGCCTGCTCACGCGGCTGAGCACCTCGAGTGGTTCCACGTCGAGGTCAGGGCGCTCCCGGCGCCACGCAGCGACCAGCCGATCGACCTCGTCCTCCATGACGATCAGTGTAGGGGGTCTGTCGACGTGAAGTCTCTTGACATCAAGATACCTGGGGTTCAGGCTGGCGCCAGCTGCCCGTAATCCGCCCGGTGATCGACGGTGGTCGACCCGGATCCGAACCGAGGAGGCCTGCCCCCATGCCTGCTGCCGCCGCCACCTGGGACCCCCACCAGTACCTGCGCCACGCCGACCACCGCTCCCGCCCCTTCGCCGACCTGCTCGCCCGCGTCCCCGAACTGCCCGCCTCCGGGCACCCGCCCCGCATCGCCGACCTCGGCTGCGGCCCCGGCAACGTCACCCGGCTCCTCACGGAGCGCTGGCCCACCGCGCACGTCACCGGCTTCGACAACTCCCCGGCGATGCTCGCGAGGGCTGCCGAACTGGCGGGCCCCACGGAGGGCGGCGGCCGCCTGGACTTCGCGCCGGCGGACGCCACGGCCTGGACCCCGCCCCCCGGCACATACGACCTCATCCTCTCCAACGCCACCCTGCAGTGGGTGCCGGGCCACACGGCCTCCTTCCCGGCATGGACCGGGGCGCTGACCCCCGGCGGCACGTTCGCCTTCCAGGTGCCGGGCAACTTCGACGCCCCGAGCCACGTCCTGATGCGCGACCTCGCCGCGTCCCCTCGCTGGCGCGACCGCCTCGGCGACGTCCTGCGCCACGCGGACGCGGTGCTCTCGCCGGGGGCGTACCTGGAACGGC
The window above is part of the Streptomyces venezuelae genome. Proteins encoded here:
- a CDS encoding helix-turn-helix transcriptional regulator — translated: MGVRLMVVDDHRLLAEALASALKLRGHRVLAAAAPAAGAAELVISRAPEVCLLGTATPAEPGMFDPVVKIKRERPQVAVVVLGPVPSPRGIAAAFASGASGYVRHDERIEGVERAIMKARAGEAAVAPQLLQGAFSELLNPAAQPDDEGQRLLQMLTPREVEVLVRVADGEDTRLIAAGMGIAPSTARTHVQRVLMKLGVGSRLEAAALAARTGLLERAERPASAYAHHAGAAEGADMTTGPEPPR
- a CDS encoding sodium:solute symporter family protein; amino-acid sequence: MQSPTTTTLAEGLRLPTNGLDYAILAIYFAVVLGIGFAARRSVKTSLDFFLSGRSLPAWVTGLAFVAANLGATEILGMAATGAQYGVAVVHWYWIGAIPAMVFLGLVMMPFYYRSKVRSVPEFLLQRFDKSAHLLSSALFAFAAILIAGVNLYALSIVVEALLGWPQWVAIVVAGLFVLAYITIGGLSSAIYNEVLQFFVILAALIPICVIGLKKVGGWDGLTGSIEKQHGENFMTAWGGTGIGDANPLGANWLTIILGLGFVLSFGYWTTNFAEVQRALSAKNLSAAQRTPLIAAFPKIFIVFLVMIPGLVAAVLVPKIGTAGSDLTYNDAIPYLMQELLPNGVLGIAVTGLLAAFMAGMAANVSSFNTVFTYDIWAKYVIKDREDGYYLKFGRLITAIGVLASIGTAFIASSFSNIMGYLQTLFSFFNVPMFVVFIIGMFWKRASMKSGVWGLVAGTGAAMVNYFWIYKQGVIDIPTDQGANFVSAIVGFVAGAVVMVVVTLFTAPKPEAELAGLVYGTASPGLEDEGAEEGDDAWYRRPALLGWGAIVLAAACYLPYSL
- the galT gene encoding galactose-1-phosphate uridylyltransferase, which gives rise to MKKTSTRLADGRELVYYDVRDDTVRDAVDRRPLAPVATTSEVREDPLLGDSVAIASHRQGRTYHPPADECPLCPSAGDRLSEIPDASYDVVVFENRFPSLAGDAGRCEVVCFTSDHASSFADLTPGQAALVLEAWTDRTAELSHLPSVEQVFCFENRGAEIGVTLGHPHGQIYAYPFVTPRTNLMLRSLAAFKESSGGGNLFDDVVARESAGERIVLEGEHWIAFVPYAAHWPYEVHLYPKRRVPDLLALDDAARTEFPQIYLELLRRFDRIFGAAENPTPYIAAWHQAPFGPLEGHDGINRDDFALHLELFTIRRTSGKLKFLAGSESGMSVFINDVPPEAAAQRLREVASS
- the galE gene encoding UDP-glucose 4-epimerase GalE; this translates as MSGKYLVTGGAGYVGSVVAQHLLEAGHEVTVLDNLSTGFREGVPAGASFIEGDIRDAAKWLDSSYDAVLHFAAFSQVGESVVKPEKYWDNNVGGTMALLAAMRDADVRRLVFSSTAATYGEPVNTPITETDPTAPTSPYGASKLAVDHMITGEAAAHGLAAVSLRYFNVAGAYGDCGERHDPESHLIPLVLQVAQGRREAISVFGDDYPTPDGTCVRDYIHVADLAEAHLLAVEAATPGEHLICNLGNGNGFSVREVIETVRQVTGHPIPEVMAPRRGGDPAVLVASAATARERLGWNPSRADLAGIVADAWAFAQR
- the galK gene encoding galactokinase; amino-acid sequence: MDVAGKFAELYGYEPEGVWSAPGRVNLIGEYTDFNEGFVMPLALPHTAVAAVARRTDGVLRLHSADIDAPVAELRVDDLKPLSKYGQGGWAAYPAGVVWALRDAGHEVSGGADIHLSSTVPTGAGLSSSAALEVVTALALNDLYGLGLDRPRLAVLAQRAENAFVGVPCGVMDQMASACATEGHALHLDCRDLAIRQVPFDLAAHGLRLLVVDTRVKHELGDGAYAERRAGCEEGARILGVSHLRDVAYDELPAALAKLTDEKIRRYVRHIVSDNHRVERVISLLDSGDVRAAGPVLTEGHASLRDDLRISCPELDLVVTSANAAGALGARMTGGGFGGSAVVLVESADEDTVTKSVLESFSAAGFTAPRVFPAQAAAGARREA
- a CDS encoding DoxX family protein produces the protein MSTSLVVVTLIAAAMVAFSAVSVFLRAEWVVKPIADYGIPMAWLPWLGTAKAAGALGLVAGLFVPVVGAAAGIALVLYFAGAVVAVVRARWYTHIPFPLMYAAPVIGALALAA
- a CDS encoding GNAT family N-acetyltransferase, with protein sequence MVSLMFRIETGVDKERLGLLRSRLSETNTAASPELRALRGTREDQEVPLAVWALDGRGGLAAGLAAHTWARWLHVNHLWVDDLHRGAGLGSRLLAEAERVAREERGCVNSRVETWDFQAPGFYRNQGYELVSVIPDYPEGVKEFTLTKRLG
- a CDS encoding LuxR C-terminal-related transcriptional regulator, which translates into the protein MVRIRVLVVDDHRIFAESLAAALAAEPDVDVSAAGSGPAALRCLERAVTEGRRYDVLLVDADLGSTASALQGTRPAVPVQDGNADGLVDGISLVAGVRSGQPAVRTVVLAEKDDPRRAALALQAGASGWVAKDCSLSRLLTVIRGVLRDETHLPPALLTGVLRELTAARKHRTESERLVESLTPREREVLRCMVAGLGRKAVAERLFLSPHTVRTHMQNVLGKLGVHSTLAAVALARRAGVGPADLAGDVVERGGQLA
- the tamR gene encoding MarR family transcriptional regulator TamR, with product MEDEVDRLVAAWRRERPDLDVEPLEVLSRVSRLARHLDRARRLAFSEHNLEPWEFDVLTSLRRAGAPYQLSPGQLLTQTLVTSGTMTNRIDRLAKKGLVERLPDPSDRRGVLVRLTAEGRDRADQALAGLLEQERAILVELSRAQRAELAALLRQLTAPFDNIPG
- a CDS encoding trans-aconitate 2-methyltransferase, yielding MPAAAATWDPHQYLRHADHRSRPFADLLARVPELPASGHPPRIADLGCGPGNVTRLLTERWPTAHVTGFDNSPAMLARAAELAGPTEGGGRLDFAPADATAWTPPPGTYDLILSNATLQWVPGHTASFPAWTGALTPGGTFAFQVPGNFDAPSHVLMRDLAASPRWRDRLGDVLRHADAVLSPGAYLERLADLGCEVDAWETTYQHLLAGEDPVLDWVKGTGLRPVLTALSDDASATRTFLDEYGTLLREAYPPTPHGTVFPFRRVFAVARRTDA